A section of the Candidatus Atribacteria bacterium ADurb.Bin276 genome encodes:
- the tkt gene encoding Transketolase → MNIEELSVKTIRMLALDTIQKANSGHPGLPLGAAPMAYAIFKKFLSINPKNPCWVNRDRFVLSAGHGSALLYAMLYLSGFEKMTLEELKNFRQWESKTPGHPEYDLECGVEITTGPLGQGFATGVGMAIAESHLAATYNRPSFNLVDHYVYAIVSDGDLMEGVAAEAASLAGHLQLGKLIYLYDNNHISLASETGLHYSEDVRKRFEAYNWQVLEVKDGNDLAAIEKAIQEAKADSTHPSLIMVTTHIGYGSPKQDSFEVHGSPLKSEEVVATKKFYNWPEENPFFIPEDVLNHMRETVNKGSQAEKEWNALFAEYTKKYPAEAEELEKRMKGILPENWAQDIPSYPPETKNIATRSVGGEVMNAIAKNCPALMGGSADLDPSTNTVLKGKGTFHPPVPEAEKMQGVVAGPFGYSGRNIMFGIREHAMGSILNGMALHGGIIPYGATFLTFSDYMRPAIRLAALSNLHVIYVFTHDSIGLGEDGPTHQPVEHISSLRTVPNLMVIRPADANETAQAWKIAVGAKSPVALIFSRQKLPVIDQTKYTSAERVARGAYVLADCDSSTPDLILIASGSEVGLALKAYEKMTAEGTKVRVVSMPSWELFEQQSEEYRHQVLPLSVKKRISIEAGVPIGWERYVGTQGIVIGVNRFGASAPGELVMEKFGFSVENIIQKAKSL, encoded by the coding sequence ATGAACATTGAAGAACTTTCGGTTAAAACCATACGTATGCTGGCTTTGGATACCATTCAAAAAGCCAATTCTGGTCATCCTGGTCTGCCTTTAGGAGCAGCTCCTATGGCCTATGCTATATTTAAAAAATTTCTCTCTATCAATCCCAAAAATCCTTGCTGGGTGAATCGGGATCGTTTCGTTCTTTCCGCAGGTCATGGTTCAGCACTTTTATATGCAATGCTTTATTTATCGGGATTTGAAAAAATGACCCTGGAGGAGTTGAAAAACTTTCGCCAATGGGAGAGCAAAACTCCTGGACATCCGGAATATGACTTGGAGTGTGGGGTAGAAATCACCACTGGACCTTTGGGACAAGGTTTTGCCACCGGGGTAGGGATGGCTATTGCGGAAAGTCATTTAGCTGCAACATACAATCGCCCTAGTTTTAACCTGGTTGACCACTATGTCTATGCTATCGTGAGTGATGGTGACCTCATGGAGGGAGTTGCTGCCGAAGCAGCTTCATTGGCAGGTCATCTGCAATTAGGGAAACTCATTTACCTCTACGATAATAACCATATTAGCTTGGCATCGGAAACAGGGCTTCATTATTCCGAGGATGTTAGAAAAAGATTTGAAGCCTATAATTGGCAAGTGTTAGAAGTTAAAGATGGTAATGATTTGGCTGCAATCGAAAAAGCCATCCAGGAGGCCAAAGCTGATAGTACCCATCCGAGCTTAATAATGGTCACCACTCATATCGGCTATGGAAGTCCAAAACAAGATAGTTTTGAGGTTCATGGTTCTCCCTTAAAGTCTGAGGAAGTGGTTGCTACTAAGAAGTTTTATAACTGGCCGGAAGAAAATCCCTTTTTTATACCCGAGGATGTCTTAAATCATATGAGAGAAACCGTCAATAAAGGATCTCAGGCAGAAAAGGAATGGAATGCTTTATTTGCTGAATATACCAAAAAGTATCCGGCTGAAGCCGAAGAACTTGAAAAAAGAATGAAAGGAATCCTTCCCGAGAATTGGGCACAGGACATTCCTTCTTATCCCCCAGAAACCAAAAACATTGCCACTCGCAGTGTTGGAGGGGAAGTAATGAATGCTATTGCTAAAAATTGCCCAGCTTTGATGGGTGGTTCAGCTGACTTGGATCCTTCTACCAACACTGTTCTTAAGGGAAAAGGAACCTTCCATCCACCAGTTCCTGAAGCAGAAAAAATGCAGGGAGTCGTGGCTGGTCCTTTTGGTTACTCTGGAAGAAACATAATGTTTGGTATTCGGGAGCATGCCATGGGAAGCATTCTTAACGGAATGGCACTTCATGGCGGTATTATTCCTTATGGTGCTACTTTCCTTACCTTTTCCGACTATATGCGACCGGCTATCCGTCTGGCAGCGCTTTCCAACCTCCATGTTATCTATGTATTTACCCACGACTCAATCGGTCTCGGTGAAGATGGACCAACCCATCAACCAGTAGAACATATCAGCAGCTTAAGAACAGTTCCTAACTTAATGGTTATCCGTCCCGCTGATGCCAACGAAACCGCTCAAGCCTGGAAAATAGCGGTTGGTGCCAAAAGTCCGGTGGCTTTAATTTTCTCCCGCCAGAAACTACCGGTGATCGATCAAACCAAGTACACATCAGCTGAAAGGGTCGCTCGAGGAGCTTATGTTCTTGCTGATTGTGATTCTTCAACTCCTGATCTTATTTTGATTGCATCCGGTTCTGAGGTTGGACTTGCTTTAAAAGCTTACGAAAAAATGACAGCTGAGGGAACCAAAGTTCGAGTGGTCAGTATGCCATCCTGGGAACTTTTTGAGCAGCAATCGGAGGAATACCGTCATCAAGTGCTCCCGCTATCGGTTAAGAAACGGATTTCAATTGAAGCTGGAGTTCCAATTGGATGGGAAAGATATGTTGGGACGCAGGGAATTGTTATTGGAGTGAATCGATTTGGTGCATCGGCTCCTGGTGAGCTGGTCATGGAGAAATTTGGTTTCTCAGTAGAAAATATTATTCAGAAAGCCAAAAGTTTATAA